The genomic DNA AAACCACAACGGCGCCCTTTTCATCCCCCGCTTTGACCGCCAATGCGATAAAGGCAACGTCACACGTATCGCCCAGGAAAGTCTCGCCTCTCTGTGCCAGAAAGCAGGATTTGGGCTACGCATGACACACAATGAAGCCTGCACGGCAATTGCCGGAGCCTGTAACGATCCCGAGCAGGAAATCATCGAATACCTGAAACGCGATATAGCCAACATCATTCTTGGCAACAAGGATAATCACAGCCGCAATACCGCCATCAGCCGTACAAACAGCGGCCATATCGCCCTTACCTCCCTGTTCGATTTCGCGCCGATGTACCTACACCCGGAAGGCATCGCTCGCTCCATACGGTGGGCGCAAGATGATAACGGCCAGCCAGACTGGAACAGCGCGATCAAGCAGGCAGCGACTGCCAGCGGGCTGCCGCCGGAAAGCCTGGCAGCAGGCTTGAAACCGCTACTCCCACTATTACGCACTCTGGGGGAAAAGATGCGCGAACTGGATATCCCCACCCCAATGATCGAGCGGGCTGAAAGGCTGGCAGAAATGGCCGTTAAGTTGCTGGAGGCAATCTAGCCATGGACAAGCGCTACACCCAACTCACACCCCATGAGCAACTGGCACGCCGGCAAGCCGTTTACCAGTCCATCGCAGAGCAACCCGGGCAGCCACTCGCCCAGATCGTGGCTCTGTTAAGAAAGGAGCTACGGCTTACCCTTGATGAGATGAGTCGACTTACCGGTGTTTCAGTGCGAGTGATTCACAGCATCGAAAACGGCCAGGGTAACCCGACGCTGGGCACTGCGGAAAAACTGTTAAGGCCTTTCGGCTTACGCCTGGGAGTTGTCAAATAAGTCGGTCGCGGCCCACGTAATAAAACGAGGGAGCACGGGTCCCTCTTGGCAATGCCCAAATTTTTTGTAGGAGCTTGCCTGCAAGCGAATGGGGCCGAACCACAACCCTCAAAAGACGGTTCGCCTGCAAGCAGCCTCCTACAAGGTCAAACGAGGGAGATTCTGAGGCCGATTCACCGATTCAAGCCTGCATGCGCTACGCCGTCACAGCCGGCTGGACCTTAGGCTCAGGCGTTTGCCTAGCCTGCCACAAGTCATACTGCAGCTGCTGGCGCAACCAGCTATCCGCACTGGGACCATTCGCCGGGCCTCCCAGCCACTTCTCCAGTCGCCGTGCCAGATCCACAGACACCGAGGCATGGCCATGTAATACCCGGCTCAGCGTAATCCGTGACACGCCAAGCTGGCTGGCCGCCTGCGTCACGGTCAACCCCAGCTCAGGCAAAACATCCTCTCGCAGAGTTTCCCCTGGGTGCGGGGGATTGAACATCACCATGGTGATCTCCTCAGCCTTCGCCTTAATGATAATCCTGATAATCCACCAGCACGGCATCACCGTTCTCAAAGGTATAGGTAAGCCGCCAATTGCCACTCACCTTCACCGACCAATGATTCTGGAGCGTGCCTTTCAGCGGGTGTAAATCCCAGCCTGGGACATTCATATCCTGCGGGCCTACAGCCACTTCCAGGCGAGCCAGTTGTCGGCGGAGCTTCGGTACATGCTTGGCCTGGATGCCTTTCATAGTGCCCGTCTCATAAAACTGTCTCAGGCCCTTATGCCGAAAGCTCTTGATCATTGCCCCTCCCTGGCTGCCACAAAAATAGTGTATCTCGTAGCGTTACACTATACAATCCCTAACAGACTTAACACCGAGGTCTTGGTCCGTCATGCCCGCGCCTGTCGCCTGTTGGTCAGGACATCCATAAACTTGGTCCCATCTCAAAACCTCACCCCAGCGCGCAAGCCGCTTTTTGCCCGGCAATCCAGCGCCGGCCAGTGGCTTCGGCAAAAGCTCTGACCTTCGCCAGCGGACCAATAGCCAGTGGGGCTCGCTGCTTCCTGGGTGCCATATTTTCCAGCCAGACCGTCTGATCCACTCCCAGACGATCAAGGATGCCCGCCGCAGAACCATCTATTGCGCCACGCTTGTCCGAACGTAGGGCTCTGCCTGTGGCATCCACCAATTCCAGATAATCCATCAGTCGCATGCGGCAAATCGTCGTGCTGTCATCGCTTTCGATATGCTCCCCATCCACTAATGGCAGAAGCGTCGGGACTTTCTCGATAGAGGATTTATTCTGGACAGCGCGGCTGCGCTGCTGGAGGGAGGTGTAATCCGACGTTTCCGGGGTGGCTGCCATGCCGGCCCGTACCGGGTTCAGGTCCACGTAGGCCATACAACTAAGCAGGGCCTTTTCATCCAGCAGCGCCTGACTCTTGTATCGCCCTTCCCAGAAGCGACCTTTGCAGCCGTCTTCCTCGTTTGCCCTGCGGGCCAGATGCTCATTCAGGCAGCGCATGAACCAGCCCAGGTCATACAGCCGGGAGCGCCATTCTTCCACAATCTCCAGCACCTTGAGGCTTTCCACCTCGCCGGTTTCATCACGCAACCAGCGTTGCACCAATAGCGGCCCGGAAAACAGCCGCATCCAGTGCTCAGCAACTTCCCGCTGCGTCCAGCTTTCCGCCCGAGCCTGATCAACCCTCAGAACCACATGGTAATGGTTAGACATCACCGCATACGCGCACAAATCAATGGCAAACACATTCACCAGCGTCGCCAGGCGCTCTACCACCCATTGCCGGCGATGTTCGTAGTCCTGACCGGAATAATGGTCACGACCACACAGAAACGCCCTGCGCACGCAGCGGCAGATGCAGTGATAAAATGGTGTCTCAGATAGGGATACTTGCTGGTAACGGGCTCGGGTCATGGTTGCCTCCTTGCTTATCCATGACCTCAACATACTGCCCTTTTGAACAGGCAGCCATCAGCAACGGCCGGTGAATGCCGTAGGATATCTGCCAATGTCTGGGTGTCCTATTATTCTGCATCAGGACGAGGCTGGCCCTCACGCTTCCATTTGCTCGAAATCCTCCTTGTAACGAACACTGCATTGCGGGCAGACGAAGTCATCCGGCAGGTTTTCAAATGGCATCGGCGGATAACCCTCACGCTTTTCGCCAACGGCTTCATCAAAGATGTAGCCGCAGCCGTTGCATTGATACTTAGCCATGGGACACCTCCCCGGCACCGTAGCGGGCGACGATCCGGGTGCGTTTCGCCGGGTCGATATTCACCTTGCCCAGATCGCCATCAATATGCGGCAGGGCCAGCACGCGCTTGTCCATCACCCGATACCAGAGCCAGGGGACATAGGCGATCAGGAACATGCCGAAATAGCCGTTCGGCAGTTCGGGAATATCGTCGAAGTTACGCAGGCTTTGATAGCGGCGAGTCGGGTTGGCGTGGTGATCCGAGTGACGCTCAAGATGGAACAGCAGGATGTTGCTGAAAATGTAGTTGGCGTTCCAGCTGTGATGGGGCTGGCAGTGCTCGTAGCGGCCGTTTTCCTTGCGCTGGCGCAGCAGGCCATAGTGTTCGATGTAGTTGGCGCTGGTAAGCTGAAACCAGGCCCAGAAGTTGTGGATCAGAAGGAATGGCACCATGATCCAGCCGAACAGCACGATCAGCCCGCCCTGCAGTAGCGCACTGAGCGCGTAGGATTGCAGGATCTCGTTATCGGCACTCCAGGCCGACTTGTTCAATCGCGCCAGACGCCGTTTTTCCTCGTTCCAACCGCGCCGGAATGCACCGGGTATCTCGCGCAGCATGAACTTGTAGATAGACTCGCCCATGCGCGAGCTGGCCGGATCTTCCGGCGTCGCCACATCGCGGTGATGGCCGCGGTTGTGCTCTACACAGAAATGGCCGTAGGTGCTGACGGCAAGGACGACCCGGGCAAGGATGCGCTCGAACACGGGCTTCTTGTGTCCCAGCTCATGGGCGGTATTGATGCCCAGCCCGCTGTAGATACCCGCGGTGAGCGCCACGGCCACGATTGCCCAGGCGGATAACGGCTGCGTGCCCACAAACCAGGCCAGGGCAAGCAGG from Alcanivorax sp. includes the following:
- a CDS encoding helix-turn-helix transcriptional regulator; the encoded protein is MDKRYTQLTPHEQLARRQAVYQSIAEQPGQPLAQIVALLRKELRLTLDEMSRLTGVSVRVIHSIENGQGNPTLGTAEKLLRPFGLRLGVVK
- a CDS encoding HigA family addiction module antitoxin — protein: MVMFNPPHPGETLREDVLPELGLTVTQAASQLGVSRITLSRVLHGHASVSVDLARRLEKWLGGPANGPSADSWLRQQLQYDLWQARQTPEPKVQPAVTA
- a CDS encoding type II toxin-antitoxin system RelE/ParE family toxin — its product is MKGIQAKHVPKLRRQLARLEVAVGPQDMNVPGWDLHPLKGTLQNHWSVKVSGNWRLTYTFENGDAVLVDYQDYH
- a CDS encoding transposase translates to MTRARYQQVSLSETPFYHCICRCVRRAFLCGRDHYSGQDYEHRRQWVVERLATLVNVFAIDLCAYAVMSNHYHVVLRVDQARAESWTQREVAEHWMRLFSGPLLVQRWLRDETGEVESLKVLEIVEEWRSRLYDLGWFMRCLNEHLARRANEEDGCKGRFWEGRYKSQALLDEKALLSCMAYVDLNPVRAGMAATPETSDYTSLQQRSRAVQNKSSIEKVPTLLPLVDGEHIESDDSTTICRMRLMDYLELVDATGRALRSDKRGAIDGSAAGILDRLGVDQTVWLENMAPRKQRAPLAIGPLAKVRAFAEATGRRWIAGQKAACALG
- a CDS encoding rubredoxin is translated as MAKYQCNGCGYIFDEAVGEKREGYPPMPFENLPDDFVCPQCSVRYKEDFEQMEA
- a CDS encoding alkane 1-monooxygenase, whose translation is MTVTYQLTHPEKGLIRYTDKKRHLWVASLILPLLALSGIAGYFALNKAEYLLLAPLFFIYGIVPLLDSVFGADENNPPEELVPQLEADRYYRILTWLTVPMHFVVLLALAWFVGTQPLSAWAIVAVALTAGIYSGLGINTAHELGHKKPVFERILARVVLAVSTYGHFCVEHNRGHHRDVATPEDPASSRMGESIYKFMLREIPGAFRRGWNEEKRRLARLNKSAWSADNEILQSYALSALLQGGLIVLFGWIMVPFLLIHNFWAWFQLTSANYIEHYGLLRQRKENGRYEHCQPHHSWNANYIFSNILLFHLERHSDHHANPTRRYQSLRNFDDIPELPNGYFGMFLIAYVPWLWYRVMDKRVLALPHIDGDLGKVNIDPAKRTRIVARYGAGEVSHG